CTAGGAATGAAAGGTGGAGCTACTGGTGGAGGAAAAAGTTCACTAGTTAATGCAGATTATATTAACCTTGGTTTAAATGGTGATTTTTATTTAATTGAAACAATTAACAATTTAATTGCCACCATTATCGATAATCATATTTACCATGGCAACCAATTAAAAATTGATCCGAAAACAATCTCTTGAAAACGTGTTATTGATTTAAATGATCGTTCACTACGCCATTTTAATTTAGAAATCAATAAAGACGTAAATTACAACACTGGTTTTGATATTACTGCTGCAAGTGAAATTATGACTATCTTCTGCTTGTCAAAAACAGTTGAGGAAATGCTAAATCGCATTGAACGAATTGTTGTTGGGCAAAATACTAGTGGCAAAAATGTAACTGTTGGCGAATTTAAAATTAATTGAAATTTTATTCGTAACTTAATTGACCAATTAATGCAACCAAATGTCCTATCAACAAAAGAAGATACATTATGTTTAATGCATGGTGGGCCGTTTGCTAACATTGCACATGGATGTAACAGTATTATTACTTTAAATACTGCTAGTAAATATGCTAAATATGTAATAACTGAAGCTGGTTTTGGTGCTGATCTTGGTTGTGAAAAATATATCAACATTGTTTCACAACAATATCGTTGGCCAGATGCAGTTGTTGTTGTAGTTACCATCAAATCAATTATGTTACATGGTACTAATGAAAATAAGTTAATTGCTTTAAAAGAAGGATTAACTAATTTAATGGTTCACATTAATGCTATTAAAGGATATGGCTTTAATCCAATTATTGCTATTAACCAATTTGATGATGATACATCTGAACAAATTGAAATAGTTACAAATTGAGCCAAAGAACAAAAAATTGCCATTGCTACATGCTCACCATATGCAGAAGGTAAAACTTCGTATAAAAGTCTTATCAAATTAGTTAACAAAGAAATTAATAAACGTCATTATAATCTCTTTAGCACATATAGTCGTTTCGATAAGTTAGATTCAAAGTTAGATTTAATTATTAAAAAGGTCTATGGATTAAATACAAAGTATATTTTAAGTCCGACTGCAGCACTTAAATTTAAACAAATCCAAAAGTTGCCATATTATGTCTGTATGGCAAAAACACAATATAGTTTAAGTTCAGATCCAACTAAATTAGTGTATTCACCAAATGACACTATTGAAATTAACGATTTCGTCATTTTGCATGGGGCAGAATTTATTATTCCAATCTGTGGTGAAATTTTCCGTATGCCTGGATTACCAAAAACTCCTAATGTTCAAAAACCGTAAATATTTAATTGCTGTTTCTGGTGGCCCAGATTCAATGGCATTACTTTCAATGTATCAAAACAAAATTGATACAGTAATTCATGTTAATTATCATTATCGAAATGACAGTGATAATGATATGAATTTAGTAAAAAAGTATTGTCATGAACACAAACTAAATTTTATTTGTCATGAAGTTGACCCGAGCATTTATCAATCAACTAAAAACTTTGAAAATACTGCTCGAATTATTCGCTATGAATTTTTTAGTAAAATAGCTAAAAAACGTCAAGTTAAGGATATTTTAATAGCACATCATCTAGACGATTTTATGGAAACTTGCTTAATGCAAGAAAGTAGAAAAGTGCAAACTACTTTTTATGGAATTAAAGAAAAAAATTACATTTATGGATTGAATGTTATTCGTCCATTAATTAACAAAAGAAAGAAAGAATTAGTTGATTATTGTCTAAAACATTCAATTCCTTATGTTATTGATTCAACTAA
Above is a window of Candidatus Malacoplasma girerdii DNA encoding:
- the tilS gene encoding tRNA(Ile)-lysidine synthetase — encoded protein: MFKNRKYLIAVSGGPDSMALLSMYQNKIDTVIHVNYHYRNDSDNDMNLVKKYCHEHKLNFICHEVDPSIYQSTKNFENTARIIRYEFFSKIAKKRQVKDILIAHHLDDFMETCLMQESRKVQTTFYGIKEKNYIYGLNVIRPLINKRKKELVDYCLKHSIPYVIDSTNCDSTFTRNKFRKEIEKWSDEEFNTKLNYFINKNKKLSQLDWAVKNAFDNWMQSKWSIPFFNRLDEQIKIHVLYMYLIKIVPLRLSIKKIQGIIQYLKVNRSKNYYRIGNGYHLLKINKKLHLLKK
- a CDS encoding formyltetrahydrofolate synthetase, translated to MKLTDLCKKYKIKASDIYPYGEFGAKIKAELTPCSTTKKHILVTSINPTLAGEGKTTVAIGLADALNHADKNSTIVCLRQPSIGPTLGMKGGATGGGKSSLVNADYINLGLNGDFYLIETINNLIATIIDNHIYHGNQLKIDPKTISWKRVIDLNDRSLRHFNLEINKDVNYNTGFDITAASEIMTIFCLSKTVEEMLNRIERIVVGQNTSGKNVTVGEFKINWNFIRNLIDQLMQPNVLSTKEDTLCLMHGGPFANIAHGCNSIITLNTASKYAKYVITEAGFGADLGCEKYINIVSQQYRWPDAVVVVVTIKSIMLHGTNENKLIALKEGLTNLMVHINAIKGYGFNPIIAINQFDDDTSEQIEIVTNWAKEQKIAIATCSPYAEGKTSYKSLIKLVNKEINKRHYNLFSTYSRFDKLDSKLDLIIKKVYGLNTKYILSPTAALKFKQIQKLPYYVCMAKTQYSLSSDPTKLVYSPNDTIEINDFVILHGAEFIIPICGEIFRMPGLPKTPNVQKP